One genomic window of Roseobacter ponti includes the following:
- a CDS encoding metallophosphoesterase family protein produces MPDPIYAIGDIHGQLEELERVLSLIEKDGGPDAEIAFVGDYVDRGPDSRRVVEKLMKAQSEGRPWRMIRGNHDRYLTRFLDDATIYDPATSAGLFWFNPRLGGDKTLASYGVTAVDGAPVAPVHAEAVAAVPQAHRDFLAGLPLTFRKDGLLFVHAGLRPGVPLQDQTEDDLVWIRKEFLEYEGSFGPLVVHGHTALEHPEHAGNRVNLDGGAGYFRPLHAAVFEGRDCWLLSDAGRIPLRK; encoded by the coding sequence ATGCCTGATCCGATCTATGCCATAGGCGACATCCACGGTCAGCTCGAAGAACTTGAGCGGGTGCTATCACTGATTGAGAAAGACGGCGGGCCGGACGCGGAGATTGCCTTTGTCGGCGATTATGTTGATCGCGGGCCTGACAGCCGCCGCGTCGTGGAAAAACTGATGAAGGCGCAGTCAGAGGGCCGCCCCTGGCGCATGATCCGCGGCAACCACGACCGGTATCTGACCCGATTTCTGGATGATGCGACCATCTACGATCCGGCCACGAGTGCTGGTCTGTTCTGGTTCAACCCACGGCTGGGGGGCGACAAAACGCTGGCCTCCTACGGGGTCACAGCCGTCGACGGCGCGCCGGTCGCGCCCGTTCATGCCGAGGCTGTGGCGGCTGTGCCGCAGGCGCACCGGGATTTTCTGGCAGGTCTGCCGCTGACGTTCCGCAAAGACGGGTTGCTTTTCGTGCATGCGGGTCTGCGGCCTGGCGTGCCGCTGCAGGACCAGACAGAAGATGATCTGGTGTGGATCCGGAAAGAGTTTCTCGAATACGAAGGCTCGTTTGGCCCGCTGGTTGTACACGGGCATACGGCCCTCGAGCATCCTGAACACGCCGGAAACCGGGTTAATCTCGATGGCGGCGCGGGGTATTTCCGACCCCTGCACGCGGCTGTTTTTGAAGGACGTGACTGCTGGCTGTTGTC